One stretch of Chryseobacterium indologenes DNA includes these proteins:
- the traK gene encoding conjugative transposon protein TraK, with amino-acid sequence MEFKTLRNIESSYKQIRLFTFVFAVLCFAVVGVVVFKSYQFAEEQREKIYVLDNGKSLMVALSQDMSINRPVEAREHVRRFHELFFTVAPDKNAIESNVKRAFNLADQSAFDYYKDLQEKGYYNRIISGNIQQRVEVDSVVANFDSYPYNVKTYARQFIIRSSNLTIRSLITDCSLVNSVRSDSNPQGFTIEKFNVVENKDIETVER; translated from the coding sequence ATGGAATTTAAAACTTTAAGAAATATAGAGAGCAGCTACAAGCAGATCCGCTTATTCACCTTTGTTTTTGCAGTGCTCTGTTTTGCTGTAGTGGGCGTTGTCGTTTTCAAGTCCTACCAATTTGCAGAAGAACAGCGCGAGAAGATCTATGTGTTGGATAACGGTAAATCTTTGATGGTCGCACTGTCACAGGATATGTCGATCAACAGGCCTGTAGAAGCCAGGGAGCATGTAAGGCGTTTTCATGAATTATTCTTTACGGTGGCACCGGATAAAAATGCCATTGAAAGCAATGTCAAAAGGGCCTTTAATCTGGCAGACCAGTCCGCATTCGATTACTATAAAGACCTTCAGGAGAAAGGCTACTACAACCGAATTATCTCAGGAAATATCCAGCAGAGGGTAGAGGTTGACAGTGTCGTTGCCAACTTCGACAGCTATCCTTATAACGTAAAAACGTATGCAAGACAGTTCATCATCCGGTCCAGCAATCTGACGATACGGAGTCTGATCACCGATTGTTCACTGGTCAATTCCGTGAGATCGGACAGCAATCCCCAGGGATTTACGATCGAGAAATTCAACGTCGTTGAGAACAAGGATATTGAAACAGTTGAACGTTAA
- the traJ gene encoding conjugative transposon protein TraJ has translation MEPTSLHEVLRSVYDEMMPLCADMAAVAKGVAGLGALFYVAIKVWQSLSRAEPIDLFPMLRPFAIGICIMFFSTLVLGSINGVLSPIVQGSHSMLEDQVLDMNDLQQKKDLLEREAMLRNPEMAYLISDEEFDKKLEELGWSPSDLVTMSGMYIEREMFDIKKDIRDGFREFLEILFQAAALVIDTIRTFFLIVLSILGPIAFAISVWDGFQTTLTQWLTRYISVYLWLPVADIFSSILAKIQTLILERDIEMLADPNFIPDTSNTVYIIYMIIGIIGYFTVPTVTGWVIQAGGAGNFMRNVNQTATKSGNIAGAAAGSATGNISGRLLK, from the coding sequence ATGGAACCGACTAGTTTACACGAAGTACTTCGTTCGGTGTATGATGAGATGATGCCCCTATGTGCTGATATGGCTGCCGTCGCGAAGGGTGTCGCGGGTCTGGGCGCACTGTTCTATGTGGCCATCAAGGTATGGCAGTCACTTAGCCGTGCGGAACCGATCGATCTGTTTCCGATGCTCAGACCTTTTGCCATCGGTATCTGCATCATGTTCTTTTCGACATTGGTACTGGGAAGCATCAATGGTGTTTTAAGTCCGATCGTTCAGGGAAGCCATTCGATGCTGGAAGATCAGGTGCTGGACATGAACGACCTGCAACAGAAAAAAGACCTTCTGGAACGGGAAGCGATGCTCAGAAATCCCGAAATGGCCTATCTGATCTCGGATGAGGAATTTGACAAGAAGCTCGAAGAGCTGGGATGGTCTCCGTCAGACCTGGTGACGATGTCCGGAATGTACATCGAAAGGGAAATGTTCGATATCAAAAAAGATATCAGGGACGGTTTCCGAGAGTTTCTGGAAATTCTCTTCCAGGCAGCTGCGTTGGTCATTGATACGATCCGGACCTTTTTTCTCATCGTACTGTCTATTTTGGGACCCATTGCATTTGCCATCTCTGTGTGGGATGGTTTCCAGACCACCCTCACACAATGGCTGACGAGATATATCAGCGTTTATCTCTGGTTACCTGTTGCGGATATTTTCAGTTCGATCCTTGCCAAAATACAAACGCTCATCTTGGAACGGGATATTGAGATGCTGGCAGATCCGAACTTTATTCCTGATACTTCCAATACGGTCTACATCATCTACATGATCATCGGGATCATCGGATATTTTACGGTTCCGACGGTTACCGGCTGGGTCATTCAGGCAGGAGGAGCAGGCAATTTTATGCGCAATGTCAACCAGACCGCCACCAAATCCGGCAATATTGCAGGAGCAGCGGCAGGCTCAGCAACAGGTAATATCTCAGGCAGATTATTAAAATAA